Part of the Thermococcus sp. genome is shown below.
CTTCCTCCGTGACCTCACCGTGTTGCTTCTGTCCCTTGCAATAGTCATAATGCTCCTCGCGGTCGAGAAGAGCATCAAAAGGAACCTCAGGGTAAAGTACTTCACCAGGGTTTTCAACGTCCTCGTTGGTGCGTTTCTCCTAATCGTGATTGCCGAGCTGATAGGTGTGCTCCTCAGGACCTCAGTCCTCTATGGAAACCAGGGATACCTTATAGTCCGCTCCGTCCTCCTAACCGTGGGGGCACTCCTCCTCTTCGCCTCTTCTATCATGCTCTACCTTCCCTTTGCACGGGGTCGCTACGTTATCGTGCCGATAGCAACCGAACCGAGCCAGGAAATAGCGTACGGGGGCTACTGGGGAAGAAGCGAGGAAACGGAGCACCTCTTTGTTGAACTGACAAAGCACAGGCATCTACCAGGTATAGCCGTGACAAGGGACCCGCCGGATGTTTTCAAGTCTA
Proteins encoded:
- a CDS encoding DUF835 domain-containing protein: MFQILSMGYFLRDLTVLLLSLAIVIMLLAVEKSIKRNLRVKYFTRVFNVLVGAFLLIVIAELIGVLLRTSVLYGNQGYLIVRSVLLTVGALLLFASSIMLYLPFARGRYVIVPIATEPSQEIAYGGYWGRSEETEHLFVELTKHRHLPGIAVTRDPPDVFKSKLGLRIVPVLWVSKVRHDEAVDPTRLPYLLENLKAFLESTNLDKVILIDCVEYLLLENKPESVLKFIASLRDLATLNRGILLVSVEKEALDEKLFNMLISELKPVEELRKTLEKG